Proteins found in one Verrucomicrobiales bacterium genomic segment:
- a CDS encoding DUF1501 domain-containing protein, producing the protein MNSTHSSPWHRQDKAGSSATSGGEHSRREFLWRSGGGLGGIALSSLLGTEGLLASVVGDKGPSLPPGRPHHPPRAKRVIQLFMGGAASHIDLFDFKPELIKRNGQKSDFGEHVEAFQDGLGPWMEPVWPFKPYGQCGKMLGDTVSELGKVVDEMAFVHNLVGKTGVHSQATYLQSTGFQLPGFPGMGAWVSYGLGSMNDNLPTFVVLPDHRGFASNGPKNWDSAFLPGQHAGTMIYPGQENPIADLFPGKAGRFVTPPSEAAAHQVMARLNRAHAATREGDARLDARIRSYELAARMQLAAPEAMDISKEPDYLLNLYGIQRHPPTWPKEINPEEEMDYFGRKCLVARRLIERGVRFVQIWSGNDNGFPRRNWDSHEDIRRDHGPLSMGFARGASALIQDLKQRGLLDDTLILWTTEFGRMPSSQGGKGRDHNPYCFTNWLCGGGIKGGVTVGESDQWGYKPLHRNSPSTVYDIHATILHQLGIDHTKLTFRSNGVDRRLTDVHGEVIQGLLV; encoded by the coding sequence ATGAACTCAACCCATTCTTCGCCCTGGCATCGGCAAGACAAAGCCGGCTCATCCGCCACGTCCGGAGGGGAGCATTCTCGACGCGAGTTTCTCTGGCGCTCCGGTGGAGGCTTGGGTGGCATCGCGTTGTCAAGCTTGCTGGGTACAGAAGGACTGCTCGCCTCAGTCGTCGGGGACAAGGGGCCAAGCTTGCCTCCCGGACGCCCCCACCATCCGCCCCGCGCCAAGCGGGTAATCCAGCTGTTCATGGGCGGGGCCGCCAGCCATATCGATCTTTTCGATTTCAAACCCGAGCTGATCAAACGCAACGGCCAGAAGAGTGATTTTGGTGAACACGTCGAGGCCTTTCAGGATGGCCTCGGCCCCTGGATGGAACCGGTCTGGCCATTCAAGCCCTACGGGCAATGCGGAAAAATGCTGGGGGACACCGTTTCCGAGCTGGGCAAGGTGGTCGACGAGATGGCCTTCGTCCACAATCTGGTCGGGAAGACGGGAGTGCACAGTCAGGCGACCTATCTGCAGTCCACCGGATTTCAACTTCCGGGTTTTCCCGGCATGGGAGCCTGGGTCAGCTACGGACTCGGCAGCATGAACGACAATTTGCCCACCTTCGTGGTGCTGCCCGATCACCGTGGGTTCGCCTCAAACGGGCCCAAGAATTGGGACTCAGCGTTCCTGCCCGGCCAACATGCGGGGACCATGATTTATCCAGGCCAGGAGAATCCCATCGCGGATCTCTTTCCCGGCAAGGCCGGGCGCTTTGTAACCCCGCCGAGCGAAGCCGCCGCCCATCAGGTCATGGCCCGCTTGAACCGCGCGCATGCCGCCACTCGGGAAGGCGATGCACGACTCGACGCGCGCATCCGCAGCTACGAACTCGCGGCACGAATGCAGCTGGCCGCGCCCGAAGCGATGGATATCTCGAAGGAGCCGGACTACCTCCTCAACCTCTATGGCATCCAACGCCATCCCCCAACCTGGCCCAAGGAAATCAATCCGGAGGAAGAGATGGATTACTTCGGTCGCAAATGCCTGGTGGCCCGCCGACTCATCGAACGTGGTGTCCGCTTTGTGCAGATCTGGAGCGGGAACGACAATGGGTTTCCCCGCCGCAACTGGGACTCGCATGAAGACATCCGCCGCGACCATGGCCCTCTGTCGATGGGATTCGCCCGCGGTGCCTCGGCACTGATCCAAGATCTGAAGCAGCGGGGTCTTCTCGACGACACGCTGATCCTCTGGACTACCGAGTTCGGACGCATGCCCAGCTCCCAAGGCGGCAAAGGGCGCGACCACAATCCTTACTGCTTTACCAACTGGCTCTGTGGGGGCGGGATCAAAGGAGGCGTGACCGTTGGAGAAAGTGACCAGTGGGGCTACAAACCGCTTCATCGAAACAGCCCATCGACGGTTTACGACATCCATGCCACCATCCTGCATCAGCTCGGCATCGACCACACCAAGCTCACCTTCCGCAGCAACGGCGTGGACCGCCGTCTCACCGATGTTCACGGCGAAGTGATCCAGGGACTGCTAGTCTAA
- a CDS encoding DUF1553 domain-containing protein encodes MGIFFLLRAVQYFGEMQLARLNLLRPRSHRKQVRPWTSRPTGYRNRIAAQLRSCFSVWSCIWMIGSGLTLANASEPTAKASRSSGAGDWWSLRPLLRPAIPSVDAGPNEIANPIDAFVLAKLKEKGLRPAPEADRLTLIRRAYFDLIGLPPRPADVEAFLADPNQNAYPQLIDRLLGSSAYGERWARHWLDVVHYGETHGYDKDQPRPNAWPYRDYVIRSFNQDKPYARFVQEQLAGDVLFPGSRDGFEALGFISAGPWDLIGHAEVPESKMDGMVARHLDRDDMVANTMQTFNSLTVQCAQCHNHKFDPIAQEDYYRLQAVFAAVDRADKKYDIDPVVGQKRRNLTSEQSSLAGQKKELEAKILQRAGQPLIELDQRIAELEKLKKTSAAAGYHSLIESKPDVTKWVQIDIGRVASLNHVVLHPCHDDFNGIGNGFGFPVRFQVDVSNDPDFGSNVTRIATHTQQDFPNPKLKGLRIEAKDQSARYVRVTATKLALRQNDYIFALAELNVITAEGTNAALAAKVSALDSIEAAPRWQKSNLTDGWQPGAAPAEVGDLASIRQQRDALIAGATSSADQSTLSDLDRKLASLKADLDKLPPQSTAYVGAVHTGGGAFTGTGAKGGKPRVIRVLSRGSIQNPGSEVGPGTLRCLPELPSQFDLPPNHSEGERRAALAEWLTRRDNPLTWRSIVNRIWQYHFGRGLVETPNDFGRMGALPTHPELLDWLAVEFRDEGQSLKKLHRLIVSSATYRQSSASQPEFEKLDSENRYLWRASRRKLEAEAIRDAVLFVSGKLNPQMGGPSFKDFVIDKPEHSPHYEYHLHDPEDPKSHRRSIYRFIVRSQQQPFMTTLDCADPSMQVGKRNESLSPLQALAMLNNSLMLTMSKHFAAKLEAQPGDAAAKVRLAYYEAMGRPPTAAEESTLITYAQEFGLTQLCRVIFNLNAFSFVD; translated from the coding sequence ATGGGTATTTTCTTTCTCCTCCGAGCGGTTCAGTATTTCGGCGAAATGCAGCTGGCCCGACTCAACCTCTTGCGCCCCCGATCCCATCGGAAGCAGGTCAGACCGTGGACTTCCCGCCCGACCGGATATCGGAACCGTATCGCCGCCCAACTCCGAAGCTGTTTCTCCGTGTGGAGCTGCATCTGGATGATCGGGAGTGGGTTGACTTTGGCCAATGCAAGCGAGCCGACCGCGAAAGCCTCTCGCAGCTCCGGCGCAGGCGATTGGTGGTCTCTCCGCCCGCTGCTGAGACCAGCCATCCCCTCGGTGGACGCGGGTCCAAACGAAATTGCCAACCCCATCGATGCCTTCGTCCTCGCCAAACTCAAAGAAAAAGGACTTCGCCCGGCCCCGGAAGCCGACCGCCTCACGCTCATTCGCCGGGCGTACTTCGATCTGATCGGATTGCCACCCCGCCCTGCGGACGTCGAGGCGTTTCTCGCCGATCCCAACCAGAATGCTTACCCACAACTCATAGATCGCTTGTTAGGTTCCTCGGCGTATGGGGAACGTTGGGCTCGTCATTGGCTGGATGTGGTTCACTACGGCGAGACGCATGGCTATGACAAAGACCAGCCCCGTCCCAACGCCTGGCCTTATCGCGACTACGTCATTCGGAGTTTCAACCAGGACAAGCCCTATGCGCGCTTTGTCCAGGAACAGCTGGCGGGCGATGTACTCTTTCCCGGCAGCCGCGATGGATTTGAAGCCTTGGGTTTCATCTCGGCCGGCCCATGGGATCTGATCGGGCATGCAGAGGTCCCCGAGTCGAAGATGGACGGCATGGTGGCTCGGCATCTGGACCGCGATGACATGGTGGCGAACACCATGCAAACCTTCAACAGCCTGACGGTACAGTGCGCGCAATGCCACAACCACAAGTTCGATCCCATCGCCCAGGAAGACTACTATCGGCTGCAAGCGGTGTTCGCGGCCGTCGACCGAGCAGACAAGAAGTATGACATCGACCCGGTCGTGGGGCAGAAGCGCCGGAACCTGACTTCAGAACAGTCCTCGCTCGCGGGTCAAAAGAAGGAGCTCGAGGCCAAGATTCTGCAGCGCGCCGGCCAGCCCTTGATCGAACTGGACCAGCGAATTGCCGAGCTGGAAAAACTTAAGAAGACCAGCGCCGCCGCGGGTTACCACAGCCTCATTGAGAGCAAACCGGACGTAACCAAGTGGGTGCAGATCGACATCGGCCGCGTGGCCTCCCTAAATCACGTCGTGCTACATCCCTGCCATGACGACTTCAACGGCATCGGGAATGGCTTCGGCTTCCCCGTTCGGTTCCAGGTCGACGTCTCCAACGATCCCGACTTCGGCAGCAATGTCACTCGAATCGCCACTCACACCCAACAGGATTTTCCAAACCCCAAGCTGAAGGGGCTGAGGATCGAGGCAAAGGACCAATCCGCACGCTATGTCCGGGTCACGGCCACCAAGCTCGCACTCCGGCAGAATGATTACATCTTTGCCTTGGCTGAACTCAACGTCATCACTGCTGAAGGAACCAACGCCGCCTTGGCTGCGAAGGTTTCCGCCCTCGATTCCATCGAGGCCGCGCCCCGCTGGCAAAAGTCCAATCTGACCGACGGCTGGCAGCCAGGGGCCGCACCCGCCGAGGTCGGCGATCTGGCCTCCATCCGCCAACAACGAGACGCGTTGATCGCTGGCGCCACCTCATCTGCGGACCAATCGACATTGTCGGATTTGGACCGGAAGCTGGCGAGCCTGAAGGCTGACTTGGACAAGCTTCCTCCCCAAAGCACGGCCTACGTCGGCGCCGTCCATACCGGCGGGGGGGCTTTCACCGGCACCGGGGCCAAAGGCGGCAAGCCCAGAGTCATTCGCGTCCTGAGCCGAGGGAGCATCCAAAACCCAGGTTCGGAAGTGGGACCGGGAACGCTGCGTTGTCTGCCTGAGCTTCCGTCCCAATTCGACCTCCCGCCAAACCATTCGGAAGGCGAGCGTCGAGCCGCCTTGGCAGAATGGCTCACTCGCCGCGACAACCCGCTGACCTGGCGATCGATCGTGAACCGGATTTGGCAATACCACTTCGGCCGAGGACTGGTGGAGACGCCCAATGACTTCGGGCGCATGGGGGCGCTCCCCACGCATCCCGAACTCCTAGACTGGCTCGCCGTCGAATTTCGCGACGAAGGTCAATCCCTGAAGAAGCTCCACCGGCTCATCGTCAGCAGCGCCACCTATCGCCAAAGCTCGGCCAGCCAACCTGAGTTCGAGAAGCTGGACTCCGAGAATCGCTATCTTTGGCGGGCCAGCCGTCGCAAGTTGGAGGCGGAGGCTATTCGCGATGCCGTGCTGTTCGTCTCCGGAAAACTAAACCCGCAAATGGGAGGCCCCAGCTTCAAAGACTTCGTGATCGATAAGCCTGAGCACTCCCCACACTACGAATACCATCTCCACGATCCGGAGGATCCAAAATCGCATCGGCGGTCGATCTATCGATTCATCGTCCGATCCCAGCAGCAGCCCTTCATGACCACCCTCGACTGCGCCGACCCGTCCATGCAGGTGGGCAAGCGGAACGAGAGCCTGTCTCCGCTTCAAGCCCTGGCCATGCTCAACAACTCCCTGATGCTGACGATGTCGAAACACTTCGCCGCGAAGCTGGAAGCTCAACCCGGGGACGCCGCCGCAAAGGTTCGCCTCGCTTACTACGAGGCGATGGGGCGCCCCCCAACCGCAGCGGAAGAATCGACCCTGATTACCTACGCTCAGGAGTTCGGCCTCACTCAGCTGTGCCGCGTGATCTTCAATCTAAACGCCTTTTCGTTCGTCGACTAA
- a CDS encoding 6-phosphofructokinase: protein MKRIGILTAGGDTPALNATIHGAVTRANQLRVEIIGLIKGFNSLFNPRTPHVHLNPLYQELPELDPTKGGTLIGSSRDYVDPNDHERLDAIVARLKRLGIEGLICIGGDGTLNGLQPLADRLPTVLAPKTIDNDLGLNYASEPDEFARVADPAAKGGFRYKRVEARAVFDLENIVNYATPGYATAVFVSAQGVERIRTTAESHRRIAIVEVMGRHSGYIALGSTFGRPDIVLVPEQPLDLERLVERVKHIYDQQKNVVIVCGEGIVDEQGRELGAETKSTDPAGNVVLSGASEALRGRLIQMIGDRYFQLYRRGESAREAIFTRKVGHTQRGGRPILFDRFYAAQLGAKAVEMLLEGRNNSVSILQYNSSKGFHVEGFDANRFRDRWGIIHARSMHPSLYDSKMMKPSRLGIEYLLPIFTDAIGEDDMEHLRHTLFAAGNLTQPYHSINTDVNKRIRYLEEAP from the coding sequence ATGAAACGAATTGGAATCCTGACCGCTGGTGGAGATACCCCCGCGCTCAACGCGACCATTCACGGCGCCGTCACCCGAGCCAATCAACTTCGCGTTGAGATCATCGGGCTTATCAAAGGCTTCAACAGCCTGTTCAACCCTCGCACACCGCACGTACATCTCAATCCTCTCTATCAGGAGCTACCTGAACTGGATCCCACCAAAGGAGGCACCCTGATCGGTTCCTCACGCGACTATGTCGATCCAAATGATCACGAAAGGCTGGACGCCATTGTCGCCCGCCTGAAACGTCTCGGGATCGAAGGGCTGATCTGCATCGGCGGCGACGGAACCCTTAACGGACTACAGCCGCTCGCCGATCGACTCCCGACGGTATTGGCACCTAAGACAATCGACAACGATCTCGGGTTAAACTATGCCAGCGAGCCCGACGAGTTTGCGCGGGTGGCGGACCCCGCCGCCAAAGGCGGATTTCGTTACAAAAGGGTCGAGGCTCGGGCGGTGTTTGATCTGGAGAACATCGTCAACTATGCCACGCCGGGATACGCAACCGCAGTGTTTGTCTCAGCTCAAGGCGTCGAACGCATTCGCACGACCGCGGAGAGCCACCGGCGTATAGCGATCGTTGAGGTGATGGGACGACACTCAGGCTACATCGCCCTGGGATCGACTTTCGGACGACCGGACATCGTTCTCGTCCCGGAGCAACCGCTCGACCTCGAGCGGCTGGTCGAACGAGTCAAACACATCTACGACCAACAGAAGAATGTGGTCATCGTGTGCGGTGAAGGGATCGTGGATGAGCAGGGCCGCGAGCTGGGTGCCGAGACCAAATCAACCGACCCGGCGGGCAATGTGGTACTCAGCGGAGCCTCCGAAGCCTTGCGAGGACGGCTGATTCAAATGATTGGCGATCGCTACTTTCAGCTCTATCGACGCGGGGAATCGGCGCGTGAGGCGATCTTCACCCGGAAAGTCGGACATACCCAACGCGGCGGACGCCCTATTCTATTCGATCGCTTTTACGCGGCACAGCTCGGAGCCAAAGCCGTGGAGATGCTGCTCGAGGGGCGCAACAACTCGGTCTCCATTTTGCAGTACAACTCCAGCAAAGGCTTCCACGTGGAAGGATTTGACGCCAACCGCTTCCGGGATCGATGGGGAATCATCCACGCGCGGTCGATGCATCCGTCACTCTACGATTCCAAGATGATGAAACCCTCCCGATTGGGGATCGAGTATCTCCTCCCGATCTTTACCGACGCCATCGGAGAGGACGACATGGAACATCTGCGTCACACCCTCTTCGCCGCCGGCAACCTCACTCAGCCCTATCACTCCATCAACACGGATGTGAACAAGCGGATTCGATACCTGGAAGAAGCGCCTTGA
- a CDS encoding exo-alpha-sialidase: MNPHGKRIARRLRYWTLVASLLTCLNLQAQPSRGYSIPIIDLSGETQRQVIVDREPGQYLGHPTTVLLEDGKTLLCVYPKGHGRGPVLYQRSTDGGLSWSGRLPTPKNWETSLETPTIHRVVDAAGKKRLILWSGLHPARLAISEDDGRSWSELKRAGDWGGIVVMGFVEPVKTGPGHYLAMFHDDGRYFTEKPAPKKPVEFTLFQTKSTDGGLTWGAPETVWKGTNVHLCEPGLIRSPDGKQLAVLLRENLRRKNSHVIFSTDEGKTWTEPRELPGALTGDRHTAKYAPDGRLFVSFRDTTLESPTRGDWVGWVGTYEDIVTGREGQYRVRLMDNTKSADCAYPGVELLPDGTMVTTTYGHWTTNQQPYIVSVRLKLSELDDRSRPASSKRR; this comes from the coding sequence ATGAACCCTCATGGAAAACGGATCGCCCGCCGACTGCGTTATTGGACGCTGGTCGCAAGCCTGCTGACCTGCCTCAACCTCCAGGCCCAACCGTCACGCGGCTATTCAATCCCGATCATCGACCTCTCAGGGGAAACCCAGCGGCAGGTGATCGTCGACCGAGAGCCCGGCCAATACTTGGGGCATCCTACCACGGTGCTCCTCGAGGATGGAAAGACCCTGCTGTGCGTCTATCCGAAAGGGCATGGCCGTGGACCGGTTCTCTACCAGCGGAGTACCGACGGCGGCCTCTCCTGGAGTGGACGTCTCCCGACGCCAAAAAACTGGGAGACCAGTCTAGAAACCCCCACGATCCACCGGGTCGTGGATGCCGCCGGCAAGAAAAGGCTAATCCTCTGGTCAGGCCTACACCCTGCTCGGCTCGCCATCAGCGAGGACGATGGCCGCTCTTGGTCCGAACTCAAGCGTGCGGGCGATTGGGGAGGCATCGTCGTCATGGGTTTCGTCGAGCCAGTTAAGACGGGGCCAGGGCATTACCTCGCCATGTTCCACGATGACGGACGCTATTTTACGGAAAAGCCCGCCCCGAAGAAACCCGTCGAGTTCACGTTGTTTCAGACCAAGTCCACCGATGGCGGGCTCACCTGGGGAGCTCCGGAGACCGTCTGGAAGGGAACCAACGTTCATCTCTGCGAGCCCGGCCTCATCCGCTCACCCGATGGCAAACAACTGGCTGTGTTGCTGCGCGAGAATCTGCGTCGCAAAAACTCCCACGTCATCTTTTCAACCGATGAGGGAAAAACGTGGACGGAACCCCGAGAGCTGCCGGGCGCACTCACCGGCGACCGTCACACAGCAAAGTATGCTCCCGATGGACGTCTCTTTGTCAGCTTCCGCGACACCACTCTTGAGTCTCCAACTCGCGGCGATTGGGTCGGCTGGGTAGGGACCTACGAGGACATTGTCACCGGCCGAGAAGGCCAATACCGGGTTCGCCTGATGGACAATACCAAATCGGCGGATTGCGCCTATCCCGGGGTTGAATTATTGCCGGACGGAACCATGGTGACCACCACGTACGGCCACTGGACCACCAATCAGCAGCCCTACATCGTCAGCGTGCGGCTGAAGCTGTCGGAGCTCGACGATCGATCGCGGCCGGCGTCTTCCAAACGCCGCTAG
- a CDS encoding Gfo/Idh/MocA family oxidoreductase — protein MKRWKIAGINFDHFHMGDLLRMAANHPEAEIVGISDEHPERMVEASRNFSLGADRVFTDYRACLEKTRPDLVILCPAAAKHGEWTAKVAPYGAAVMVEKPFAGSLAEADAMVASMAKSGKSLMINWPLAWDPGIRTVKRLIDEGTIGDVLEVHSYGGNRGPLWHGADKLEKTAAEVQAEKPKSWFYQRAAGGGSLQDYAGYGTTLATWFQGARKPIEVTCVVDEPAGLEVDEHSVIIARYAHGLSKFETRWGTFTDPWTTQTQPKCGFVVVGSEGTVSAWNYDPFVTVQTRQKPECHRVEADPVQAPFQDPVQYMVHCLAQGQPVEGPVSVAIGRIGQQIIDTAVVSAREKRTVQLLQ, from the coding sequence ATGAAACGCTGGAAAATTGCGGGCATTAATTTCGATCACTTCCACATGGGCGATCTGTTGCGCATGGCGGCCAATCATCCGGAAGCGGAGATCGTTGGCATCAGCGATGAGCATCCGGAGCGGATGGTTGAGGCGTCGCGCAATTTCAGCTTGGGGGCCGATCGGGTTTTCACCGATTACCGGGCCTGCCTGGAGAAAACCCGCCCCGACTTGGTGATTCTCTGTCCCGCGGCCGCGAAGCACGGCGAATGGACAGCCAAGGTGGCACCTTATGGCGCCGCGGTGATGGTGGAGAAACCCTTTGCTGGTTCGTTGGCGGAGGCCGACGCGATGGTGGCCTCCATGGCCAAGTCGGGCAAATCGCTCATGATCAACTGGCCGTTGGCGTGGGATCCAGGAATCCGGACGGTAAAGCGACTGATCGACGAGGGGACCATCGGAGATGTTTTGGAAGTTCATTCGTACGGCGGCAACCGAGGTCCGCTCTGGCATGGGGCTGACAAGTTGGAGAAGACGGCTGCTGAGGTTCAGGCCGAGAAGCCGAAGAGCTGGTTCTACCAACGAGCGGCCGGTGGTGGATCGCTCCAGGACTATGCTGGCTACGGAACTACGCTAGCCACCTGGTTCCAGGGGGCGCGCAAGCCCATCGAGGTAACCTGTGTGGTGGATGAGCCCGCCGGCTTGGAAGTGGATGAGCACAGCGTGATCATCGCTCGGTACGCCCACGGCCTGTCCAAGTTCGAAACGCGCTGGGGCACCTTCACGGATCCCTGGACTACCCAGACTCAGCCCAAGTGCGGGTTTGTGGTGGTGGGCAGCGAGGGGACGGTCTCGGCCTGGAACTACGATCCGTTTGTCACCGTTCAAACCCGCCAGAAGCCGGAGTGCCATCGTGTCGAAGCCGACCCAGTCCAGGCGCCATTTCAGGATCCAGTCCAATACATGGTTCATTGCCTCGCCCAGGGGCAGCCGGTGGAGGGGCCGGTCTCGGTGGCGATCGGAAGGATCGGCCAGCAGATCATTGATACCGCCGTGGTCAGCGCCCGCGAAAAGCGGACCGTCCAGCTGCTGCAATAA
- a CDS encoding prepilin peptidase, which translates to MNSIINLAAVPAVFDRELWSEVPFGFWTLVFFVFGCIVGSFLNVCIHRMPLDQSLISPPSHCPHCQYSIPWYLNVPLVTWLWLRGRCANCRAPISPRYFGVELLTGIAFCCTWIKWGHSSVGVSLALCLLLSGFIVATFIDFEHFIIPDEITLGGIGAGCVMSMWVPQLHGETRLAMGLLQAVLGAAVGWGITYAVLRLGKLLFGKQKIKLDPDTEVTFSEGGVQIGEDETAYEEIFYRPSDEIRLKAKRARALGKTWEDVDVRLSQSRLLIGPDTFDPEKVTELKVITDSLELPREAMGFGDVKFLGAIGAFLGWKGAVFGLMASSVVGALVGLILILFRKHEWSSKIPYGPYIALAATVWIFAGPELLQWWTRHLAP; encoded by the coding sequence ATGAATTCAATCATCAACCTGGCAGCTGTGCCGGCGGTGTTCGATCGTGAGCTTTGGTCGGAAGTGCCGTTTGGCTTCTGGACCTTGGTCTTCTTCGTCTTCGGATGCATCGTGGGCAGTTTCCTCAATGTTTGCATTCATCGGATGCCATTGGATCAGAGCCTGATCTCGCCTCCTTCGCATTGTCCGCACTGCCAATACAGCATTCCCTGGTACCTCAATGTGCCGCTGGTGACTTGGCTTTGGTTGAGGGGGCGATGCGCGAACTGCAGAGCTCCGATCTCGCCGCGCTACTTTGGCGTCGAGCTGCTGACCGGCATCGCGTTTTGCTGCACCTGGATTAAATGGGGTCATTCATCGGTGGGGGTTTCGCTGGCGTTGTGTCTGCTCTTGTCCGGTTTCATCGTCGCCACCTTCATTGACTTCGAACACTTCATTATTCCCGATGAGATTACCCTCGGCGGCATTGGCGCTGGGTGTGTGATGTCCATGTGGGTACCTCAACTCCATGGGGAAACCAGGTTGGCTATGGGTTTGTTGCAAGCCGTGCTGGGGGCGGCAGTCGGATGGGGGATCACCTATGCCGTCCTGCGCTTGGGAAAACTCTTGTTCGGCAAGCAGAAGATCAAGCTCGACCCGGACACGGAGGTGACCTTTAGCGAAGGCGGCGTGCAGATTGGGGAGGATGAGACCGCATATGAGGAGATATTCTATCGGCCGTCCGACGAGATTCGCCTGAAGGCCAAGCGGGCGCGGGCGCTGGGGAAAACCTGGGAGGACGTCGACGTTCGGCTGTCCCAGAGTCGCTTATTGATTGGGCCGGACACGTTCGATCCGGAGAAAGTTACCGAGCTCAAGGTGATCACCGACAGCCTTGAATTGCCTCGGGAAGCGATGGGCTTTGGTGATGTGAAGTTTCTGGGGGCGATTGGTGCCTTTCTGGGTTGGAAAGGAGCGGTCTTTGGCTTGATGGCCAGCTCTGTGGTGGGAGCGCTGGTGGGATTGATTCTCATTCTTTTTCGCAAGCATGAGTGGTCCAGCAAGATTCCGTACGGTCCTTATATTGCGCTGGCGGCCACGGTCTGGATTTTTGCTGGACCGGAGCTTCTCCAATGGTGGACTCGTCATTTGGCACCCTGA
- a CDS encoding discoidin domain-containing protein, translated as MNTDFSKAMLIAGCASLVLAFSSSAADGQPTVPLALKLPLHTLKGTPQDLPKGPNVEPLSDTAPTPLQVPKDVKNVAAGKTVTSSVDPFQGELKQLTDGNKEPVDDDAVEFKKGTQWVQVDLGEPFAIYAIAMWHDHRYVQAIRDVILQVSDDPEFKTGVTTLYNNDTDNTSGLGVGTDREYFEMEYGRVVPAKGIKARYVRGYSRGSNQSALNCWQEIEVYALPAK; from the coding sequence ATGAATACTGATTTCTCGAAGGCTATGCTCATCGCCGGCTGCGCCTCCCTCGTTCTGGCATTCTCAAGCTCGGCGGCGGATGGCCAGCCAACGGTCCCCCTCGCTCTCAAGCTCCCGCTGCACACCCTCAAAGGCACCCCGCAAGACCTGCCCAAAGGGCCAAATGTCGAACCTCTTTCCGACACAGCACCCACCCCCCTCCAGGTGCCCAAGGACGTCAAAAACGTCGCCGCCGGGAAGACGGTCACCAGCAGTGTCGATCCGTTTCAGGGCGAACTGAAGCAGTTGACCGATGGCAACAAGGAGCCGGTCGATGACGACGCCGTGGAGTTCAAGAAAGGCACCCAGTGGGTGCAAGTGGACCTGGGAGAGCCCTTTGCCATCTATGCCATTGCGATGTGGCATGACCATCGATATGTGCAGGCGATCCGCGATGTCATCCTGCAGGTTTCGGACGATCCGGAGTTCAAGACGGGAGTGACCACTCTCTACAACAACGACACCGACAACACCTCGGGTCTGGGAGTCGGAACGGATCGCGAGTATTTCGAAATGGAGTACGGGCGTGTTGTGCCGGCCAAGGGGATCAAGGCTCGTTATGTCCGCGGTTACAGCCGAGGCAGCAACCAGTCGGCCCTCAACTGCTGGCAGGAGATCGAAGTCTACGCCTTGCCGGCCAAATGA
- a CDS encoding shikimate dehydrogenase → MNSTDAIAATTRFCAVFGQPVRHSASPAMHNAALAALGLDWRYLAFEVPPAQLREAIEGCRAMRFLGLNLTVPHKLLALDLMDELDFTAREWGAVNTVRFEAQNESGEWLPLGRFGAVIPDRIRTVGFNTDADAILRSLEDDLGLRASGLRVVLLGAGGAGRVAALRLASAGAAELHLVNRTESKLGPLREEIARRFPATQVFLGYPSGKVDLVLNATSLGLKASDSLPVDLARFDLQQAGAAYDMIYRPAETPFLAEARRRGCRTANGLGMLLYQGARALELWSGRPAPIEAMHMALKQQIYG, encoded by the coding sequence ATGAATTCAACCGATGCGATCGCAGCCACCACCCGCTTTTGTGCCGTTTTTGGCCAGCCGGTCCGGCATTCCGCTTCCCCGGCCATGCACAATGCGGCTTTGGCTGCGCTTGGGTTGGACTGGCGATACCTGGCCTTTGAAGTGCCGCCAGCGCAGCTGCGCGAGGCGATCGAGGGTTGCCGGGCGATGCGGTTTCTCGGTCTCAACCTCACCGTTCCCCACAAACTTTTGGCGCTCGATCTGATGGATGAATTGGATTTCACCGCGCGGGAGTGGGGCGCGGTCAATACCGTTCGATTCGAGGCGCAGAATGAATCAGGCGAGTGGCTGCCCTTGGGTCGCTTCGGGGCGGTGATTCCCGACCGCATCCGTACGGTTGGGTTCAATACCGATGCCGATGCGATTCTGCGGTCCTTGGAAGACGATCTGGGCCTGAGGGCATCCGGCCTGCGGGTGGTCCTCCTCGGTGCTGGAGGCGCCGGGAGGGTCGCGGCTCTCCGACTGGCTAGCGCCGGAGCTGCTGAGCTTCATCTAGTCAATCGGACCGAATCCAAGCTCGGGCCCTTGCGCGAGGAGATTGCGCGTCGGTTCCCCGCTACCCAGGTTTTTCTGGGATATCCCTCCGGGAAGGTGGATTTAGTCTTGAATGCAACATCTTTGGGATTAAAGGCTTCGGATAGTCTTCCGGTGGATCTGGCTCGGTTTGACCTTCAGCAAGCGGGTGCGGCTTACGATATGATTTATCGTCCGGCGGAAACACCATTTTTAGCCGAGGCCCGGCGCCGGGGGTGCCGGACCGCGAATGGACTTGGGATGCTCCTCTATCAAGGCGCGCGTGCTTTGGAGCTGTGGAGTGGACGCCCGGCACCCATTGAGGCCATGCACATGGCGCTCAAGCAACAGATCTACGGATGA